ACGAAGCGGACTGGGGCGAGTGCCGCTCGAACGGCCTCGCGTGTAAGCACGTCCCGCTGAGCAAGCGCGTGATGGCGTGCCACTAGCGCGCTGACGGCTCGGCCGGTCGCGACTGGGCGTGCTCAGTCGTTTTGCTCAGCCTCGACGGCGATGCGCACAGCATGGAGCAGCGCCAAGGGCTCGATGGGCTTCTGCAACAACACACGCTCCGTGCGCGCGACCTCGCGTTCGATGTCGGGCGAGAGAATGCCACCGCTGCAAAACAGAAGGCGCGACGCGAGCTCCGGCTTGTTGTCGAGCAGCCAACGGTAGAGATCCACCCCGCCAAGCCCCGGCATGCTGATGTCGCACACCACAGCGTCGAACTCACTCTGCTCCAGCACGCTGAGCGCTGCTTCAACGGAGCCTGCAACTTCGATCTCGCAGTGCTGGTTCAGCGCGCGCTTGAAGGCCCTCAAGATCTGAGGCTCATCGTCCACCAGCAGGAAGCGAACGCGCCGCCCCTCCGTCTGGCGCTCGCCGTTTTCGGCCGGCTCAGGCCGCGCAACGGTCAGTCCCGTCTCGAACGGCAGTTCCATCACGAAGCAGGCGCCTCCGAGACTCGAATCTTCGACCCAGAGCTGACCGGAGTGGCGGCGCACATACTCGCGGCACAGCGCCAACCCCAACCCCAACCCCGCGGTTCGCGAAGTGAAAAACGGCTCGAAGACGCGCTCCCGCATGTCCAGCGGAATACCGGGCCCTGAGTCCTCGACGCGCACCTGGACCCGCCCCGATAATTTCTGCGTGGCAATACGCACGACCCCCTGAGCACCGACCGCCTTTGCGGCGTTGTCCAGGAGGTTGACGAGCACCTGTAACAGCTTGCTGCGATCGGCAACCACCTGCTGCTTGAACTCGAAGCGTGTCTCGACGCTCGCGTGCAGCCGCATGGTACCGGCCAGCAGCCGGATGGCGGCGTTGATCACCTCCTCCAGCTGCACCGGTTGTGGGTCCAATGGGCGCATCCGCGAGAACCGATGCATCTCGCGTACGATGTCCGCGATGCGCCGAACGCCCTCCAGGCTATCCTTGCACAGGGCGAGGAGCTCCCTCCCCTCCTCGCCGTCCGCTTGATTCGCAAGGCGCTCCTCGAGCTGACCAAGATTCACCAACACGAAGTTTGCGGGATTGTTGATCTCGTGAGCGACCCCAGCTGCGAGCTGACCAAGCGCCGCAAGGCGCTCAGACTGCTCCAGGCGCTGCTCCAGACGCAGGCTATGAGCTCGCTCCAGGGCAAGACCGATGACCCGCGCCAGCTCCGTTCCGACCAGAGCCTGCTGCTTGGAAATGTAGTCGGAGGCGCCAGCCTTCATCGCAGAGACGGCCAACCCCTCATCACCTCGCCCGGTGAGGATGATCAACGGCAAGTCGCAGGCCGCGTAGCGCTCCCGCAGCATGCGCACCAGCTCGATGCCATCGGCCCCTGGCAGGCCGTAGTCGATCAATGCGCAGCTCGGCAGCTCCTGCTCACACTCGCTGATGGCTTCGTCCGCGGTGCTTGCCTCACGGATACGCAGAGCTAGGCCACCGATCAGCTCGGAGTACAACTCGCGGTCACCGGGGTTGTCATCGACGATGAGCACGGTGGAGCGTTGCGCTCGCGATGTGGGACCGCCCTCGGAGTCGGGGACTCGCATCCGGCTCTGGGACTGGGCCGGGTGCTCAGCGGTGTTGGACAGTGCGGCGGCCATGGCGTTGGGCCCAGCGAGCGTATCATGGGTGCGCGGGGTGAACTCAACTGGCTTTCTCTCACTCCTCGGCTGGCGCGGAATCGATACCGCGCGGAGACTCGTCTGGCTGACCGTGGGAGATGGAACTCGGCGGCCTTGGCCCATGCTCGCTGAAGCGGGGCCAGGTTGATTGGGGTCGGGGTGTCTACTGCGCTTGGCTTTCACAGCATGTTTCGACTGCGGCGGTGCTCACGCCGCTTCTTCATGACTCTGGATCGTTCGGCACCGCAGCCACTTTCGAGAAGCATCTTCTAGCGATCGCGACCAGGCTGACCGAAGAATTAAGGCGTCGACGCGCGAAACAGCGATCGGTTTTGCGCTTTGTAGAGTTATTCCGGTTCCTGCTCGCAACCGTTGCGTGTGCGCCGTCCCAACTCAGGGGGTGGCCATTTTCGCCAGCCCTGAACTGCGGTGCGCAATCCAAGCTGTCTCCGGCTGGCGCGAAGTGTCACCGAGTCACTATTGCGATGGGAGACTCAGGATGAGTTGCGCGATGGCATCTTGCCCCGGCTGGTTCACCAGCTCGGTTCCCAGCGGAGGCATGGCCTCCAGGTCCCGGAGCCCGCTCCGCACCCAAAGCTGGCTCTGCGCCGGTTGTCCGGGAACCACGATGATGGTCGTCCCACCGATCGTGTGCTTGGCCGGTACCCCCGGAGCACTCGCGGCGAAGTCCGTCTGGGCGAAGGACGTGTCGCTGCTTCGCAACCCCAGGTGCAGTCCAAGCTTCTGCCCGAGCGGATGCTCTGCTCGGTGGCAGTGCCCGCAGTTTCCGTGAAGATACCCGAGCCCCGAAGCTTGCTCGCTAGTCCCTGGCGCGTGGTACTCCGCAGGTGGCGCAGCGTTGAACGCCCCGGTAGCGGCGAAGCGCTGTAGCTCGCTCTGGCTTCCGGCGGTCGAAAGCTGCACCAAGCTCAAGCCCAGGAAGTAGTCATGAGAGTTCGTGTGGCACTCTAGACACTGCGACTCCGAAGGTACGTCATGCGCCGTCCCGGACGCGTTCTCGAGGCCCTGGGGCGCCACGTCGGCGTCGCTCCCATCCGGCCGCCAAATGTACGCCACCGTGTCGAACCCGGCGACGGTCTTCTTCACGATGCGCGTCTCGATCAGCTTTCCATCGCGCTCGAACTGCTTCCACGCCGTAGCGCCAACCGGGAATACCCAGTGGTCAGGATCCGACACGTCGATTGTGGTTCCCGGAGGCAACATAAAGTAGCGGGTCTTCACGCTGCCATCGGACCACAGCGGATACTGCACCCCGTAGGTCACGACGCCCTCCGCCAACTCACGCGTGCCGATATCCCTGTAGAGACCAGTCTCCGACAGCAGCTGCGGGCCCTGGTAGTCGCCACCCGTGCCCCCCGTCGGCGTCGTTCCTGCGCTGCCTCCCACCTCGGCTCCGCCAGCGCCAGCTCCAGCCGCACCGGCCATCGCCCCAGCACCGCCGACCAGCGAGCCGCCAAACCCCGCGCTGCCGCCGGTCCCTGACGCCCCGGGTGTGGCTTCGCCGCCACTGCAGGCGCCGAGCACCAGGCTCATCAGCCAAGCCGCCGCTGGTATCTGCTTCCGCATGGTAATGTCGTTCAGTGTCCTGAGTGGCTCGGGGCTGG
This Polyangiaceae bacterium DNA region includes the following protein-coding sequences:
- a CDS encoding response regulator; translated protein: MAAALSNTAEHPAQSQSRMRVPDSEGGPTSRAQRSTVLIVDDNPGDRELYSELIGGLALRIREASTADEAISECEQELPSCALIDYGLPGADGIELVRMLRERYAACDLPLIILTGRGDEGLAVSAMKAGASDYISKQQALVGTELARVIGLALERAHSLRLEQRLEQSERLAALGQLAAGVAHEINNPANFVLVNLGQLEERLANQADGEEGRELLALCKDSLEGVRRIADIVREMHRFSRMRPLDPQPVQLEEVINAAIRLLAGTMRLHASVETRFEFKQQVVADRSKLLQVLVNLLDNAAKAVGAQGVVRIATQKLSGRVQVRVEDSGPGIPLDMRERVFEPFFTSRTAGLGLGLALCREYVRRHSGQLWVEDSSLGGACFVMELPFETGLTVARPEPAENGERQTEGRRVRFLLVDDEPQILRAFKRALNQHCEIEVAGSVEAALSVLEQSEFDAVVCDISMPGLGGVDLYRWLLDNKPELASRLLFCSGGILSPDIEREVARTERVLLQKPIEPLALLHAVRIAVEAEQND